Part of the Robbsia sp. KACC 23696 genome, TTTGCTGCCAATAGCCAGGCGGCGGACCCCACATACGGCGTGGGCGCTGGACGACGATATAGCGCGGCTCGGGCTGCTGCACATATACCGGCGGCGGAGGCGGCGGCGGCGAGTAGGCCTCGACTTCCTCATATTCCGGCTGCTGCACGTATCGCTGCGGCGGCGCATAGACGTTTTGCTGCTGGACGTATTGCACCGGCGGCGGTGCGACGCGTTGCGGCTGCGGCGGTTCTTGATATTGGGCGACTTCCGGCGCGGCCTGGTCCGTCGGGTGTTCCGCGTAGACATAGCGGTGGCTGACGAGCGGCGGCGTGACGGTGACGCTTTGCATATCGGGCGGCAGTGGCGGCATGCCGGCGGCTTGTTGCTTCGCAGCAGCCTCCTTCCGGCCCGCGATCATGCCATTCCGATAGGCGCGTGCCACGTCGCTCATCCGATGGTCGGGATCTTCCTGCGCACCATCGGCATTGACGAGATATTCATTGGGTGACAGCGTCCGGGCGACGGCGGTCGCGCTGTGATCGTAACTGTCGGCTGGCCCATCCGCATAAGCTGCCGATGCGCTAACCGAGAGAAGCACAAACATCGTATTAATGCAGCGCTTATTCATCATTCGTTCCTTCCGACTAAAGTAATAGTCTTCACTACGGGGTTCGGCACAAAAACAGGCCGGGTTTTATAAACCCCTCAAACGACGACGGAACGGATCCACTTGCGCGCGCGAGTGGGATGTATCCCGGAAATAGGGCGTCAGAGAAAAGGGAAAGTAAGAGAGTGGAACGCAGGAATGGCAATTGAGAGCATTAAAGTAACTTTCAACGACGCAAATGCGCCTGTCAAGAAAAGTCGCTGTGGTATCGGCGTCGCTGTCGTTTTCTTCGCCATTGGACGACACGACACATCTGGCTATTCAACCCATTCCGTTTTCAACGGAATATCGAGTTTGTGCAACATCGCTTCGAATTCGTGAAACGGATAAGCGCTGCTGGCAGTAACGATTGCCGATACGGTGCCGCTCCCTTCGGTGACGTGCGGTGCGAGGCGCGCGACCACTTCTTCCGCCGGATCCAGGAACACGCATCGCGGCGCCACCGCTTCGAGCAGCGGCCTTAACCAGGGCAGATGGGTGGACGACAGCATAAAGACGTCGATGGCGTCATTGGCCGTCATAATCGGCGCGAGAAAACGTCGAATCGTTTCCTGCGTCAGCGCGCGATTTTTTATAAAGTCGCCGGCCTCCACCAAGGCGACGAGCGGCGATGCGTTGAATGCCGTCACGCGCCCGTTGTCCGCGCTCTGCGTCAGGACGTATTGCCGCAACTCAGCGCTGTCCACCAGCGATTGCACACCCAGTAATCCGACCGATTTGCTTTTTGAAATGGCGATGGCGCGTGCCACCGGTGGATAGACGCCCAGAAGCGGCCCTGCCACTGTTTTTCGGATGGCGTCCAGAACGGTGATCGACGGCGCATTCGAGGCGACGATGATCGCTTCCGCGCCCATCGTTCGCAGCCGAGAGATCGCCGCCGACGTGACGTCGAAAAGGGCGTCTTTGTCCTTTGCTCCATACGGAAAGCTCGCGCGGTCGGCGAGGTATAGGACGTCTTGCTGGGGATAGTGCTGCTGCACCAGACGCACGATCGCATAACTGCCGATGCCGGCGTCGAAGATTCCGACAGGGCGGTGCAAGGTGTGTTTGTCGATCGACATGGTCGCCTGATGCTTATCGAATGAGGAGCTCAGATTAAATCGATATTGGTACAATAGATAGATCCATATATCGCGTCATCGATTGGGCCATTTATGCGCCGTCCCCGCGTCAGCGCCGTACTCGATTTACCGCTCGAAGCTCGCATGCCAGGGGAAACGAAGCAGGCATGGGTGTATCGCAGCGTATGCGATCTGATTGCTCGGGGCAGTGTGCGGCGGGGCGATCCCTTGCCGTCGACGAGAGCGCTGGCGGCGCGTTGGGGCGTGTCACGCGGTATCGTGGAAATCGCGTTCGCGCAGCTGTCGCTCGAAGGCTATGTAGCGAGTCAAGTCGGGCGCGGCACGGAAGTGATCGCCGATCTCGCTGCGCGGGCGAGGACGTCGGCCGACAAAAAGCGGGCGCCTGCCGCGCCGACGATGCTGGCGGCGTCGCGGAATGACACATCGCATCCTTCGACTTCCGGCCGATCCGATGCCCATCCGGCAAATCCATTACCGGCCAATGCGAGACTCGTCGATACCCGCTTGTTTACGCTGCGCGTCTGGCATCGACATTTGAATCGCGCGGTAAAAGAGGCGACACCGGCGATGCTGGCGGAGGACGATGCCAAGGGTCATGCGCCACTGCGGCTCGCCATTTCACGCTATCTCGGAATGACGCGCGGCATCCTCTGCGATCCGTCGCAGATCATCGTGACGACGGGGATTCGTCACGCGATAGACCTGATTTCCAAGGCCTTGTGTCATGGCGAGATGCCGGTCTATATCGAGGATCCCGGGTATAAGACGATGGCGCCGCTGTTGCGTTACACGACCCGGAATCTCGTGTTCGTGCCATTGGATGCGGAAGGCTTTCGCGTCGATGCGGTCGATCGCGCCTGCCGGCCCGGCATTGCCTTCGTGACGCCGGCGCATCAGGCGCCGCTCGGCATCACGATGTCCGTCAGTCGACGGTCGCAATTGCTGGCGTGGGCGACACGACGCGATATGTGGATCGTCGAAGATGACTACGATAGCGAATTCAGCTATGGCCACGCGCCGCTTCCGGCCTTGAAAGCAATCGATCGAGACGATCGCGTCATTCATTGCGGGAGCTTCAACAAATCGCTGTTTCCCTCGCTTCGGATCGGCTATATGGTGTTGCCCGCGGCACTGACCGACCGCGTTGCGAGGGTGCGGTCCGTGACGGGGCGCGCGAATAGCCTTATCGAGCAAGTGGCGCTGACACACTATATCGATGCCGGAGATTTCGCGAGACACTTGCGCGCATCGCGGGCCGTCTATATGCAGCGGCGAGACGCGTTGCTCTCGGCACTGCGCACGACGTCGGCGGGAACGCTCGCGGTCACGGGCGAGCAGGCGGGTTTTCATGTGGTGCTATGGCTGCCGCAACACGTCGACGAGCGTGTAACAGTCGATACGGTGCTGGCGCGGGGCGTGCATGTCGAAGGGCTTGCCACGTTCTCCCATGAGCACGCGATGCCCCCGGCGATCGTCGTGGGTTATGCGAGCCTCGACCACGATGGCATTGCCAACGCTGCGCGCGTTATCGGGGATGCCGTGCTGTCCGCGACGCATCGGGCGAACCGCGCCTAAGCGCAAACGCGCGAAGCGGTTATCGTCGCCGCGAGCACCAAAGCGGCGCCTGCCGCAAGCAATGAACTGGAGAAACTGTGGCTTTGCGTGTAAAGCGCGCTTGCTCCCAAGGGGCCGACGATTTGTCCCAGCCCGTACGCCAATGTCATGATCGCCATCAGATTGCCGCGGAACTGGTGTGCGACACGTTGGGCAGCCGGCATCGCGATCGTCACGGTTCCCGTAAACGTTCCACCAACGAGCAAGGCACTGAAGAGATAGCCGCTCGCCGAGGGGGCGAATACCGGCAAAACGACGCCGGCCGCCTGAATAATGAGATTCATCGACAACGCACGTTGTGTACCCAGGCGGTCATGAAGACGATGCCATACAAAGCACGATGGCGCGGCGCCCAGGCCGAAGACCGCCCAGATATGTGCCGCGTCGAGATGGGGCACGCTGCTTTTCACCAATAACGGCAAATACGTTGCCGTGACGATATAGCCGAGCCCCGCTAGGCCGTACACGAGCACGAGCGGCCAAGGTCGAAGGGGAGCCTGTCGCGCGGACGACGCCTTGCTCGATGTGGCAATCGTGGCCGAGCCTTTCGCGACGAGGCCCGGGGTCGCGGCCAGGCCGACGACTGCGCTGGCGAGGCCGAGCAGCACCCACAAGCCCTTGCTGTCCAATCCGACGTGCAGGCCCAGCACGACAAGTTCGGCCGACACCGCAATGCCGATGCCGACTCCGGCATACAGCAGCGGCGCACGATGCATCTGTTGACGGTGTTGGAGCAGCCAGAGCGACGCAGCGACCATGGAAAGCGCGCTGAATGCGCCGGCGAGGCCGCGAATGGCCACGATCAGATACGTGGCATCTAAAAAATAAAGCACTGCTAAGCAAATTGCAGTGCCGAGCATCGACCATAGACAGACGCGATGCGCGCTGCGGGCGTGGACGCGCACCCCGAGCAATGCACCGAGCAAATAGCCGGCATAGTTGGCGGACGCGGCAAGGCTGGCGGCATGAAGCGTGAGGATGCCTTCGCCCACCATATGCGGGTAGATGGCGGTAAAGGCAAAGCGGCCGAAACCCATGCCGACGGCCATGATCAGCGCGGCATCCACGGCCGATCGTACGCTAGCGGTCGTTTTCGCGGCAATCGCATTCATGATTCGCTCTCCCTCGTTCGGCGCAAGGTGGGGCCGATGCCGCGCCGAGAGGCAGCGTCGGGAAGCCCACACTTTGTGTCGTCTTAAAAAAAGAATATAAAACGAATTGTATTCTCAAAAAGAGAACTTGTCGCGATTGCATGCGCTACGTTGCTATCCGGGTCGAAAGCCGCGCTTGGCATCCACGTCGCGTTGCCACCGTGCCCGCAGTGTTCTGGGATGACAGTCAAACGCTTCGTCGAGAAATTCGGCGGCGAGGATGCGGTCGGTCCGGAAAAACCGGAAGGCCTCGCGCATTTCGCACCAGGCCGCGAGCAGCCGCACGGTATCGGCGTAACCGATAATCGTCGGCCACACGACCCGTTCAGTTTCGCGCGATTGTTCATCTCGGTAGACCAGCCGAAGCTTGCGTCCCGAACGAATCCAGGTTCGCGTCAGCGCGATATCGAGCCCGTCGGGTGCTGTCGTCAAGTGGGGCGGTACGCCCATGCTGGGCTCGGTAATGAAAGACTGCAGGTGCGCCGGCACGATCGCCGCGATTTTGGCGATGAGATCGTGCGCGGCGCGTGCCAGCGCGGCATCGCCCCGTTGCGCGACCCACTGTGCGCCGAGCACGGCGGCTTCCAGTTCCTCGGGGGTCAGCATCAGCGGCGGCATATCGAAATGCCGTTCCAGGACATAGCCCATGCCCGCCTCGCCGACGATCGGCACGCGCTGCCCGATCAGATCGGCCACATCCCGATAGACCGACCGCTGCGAGATTTCCAGCTCGGCGGCCAGTTGGCGCGCCGTCACCGGGCGCTGCGATCGCCGCAAAATCTGGATGATCTGAAACAGCCTGTCCGCACGTCGCACTACTGTCCCCTGATTGCAAATGACTGCAGCCTGCTGACACCATGCTGTCAGCAGGCTAGGAGTATAACGATTCCCGGCGACGTCGCTGTCCCTCTCGTTCACCAGGAACCGTCTATGCAACTCGTCTCCGTTCGCATCATCACCGCCGATCTCCAGCGGATCGTCCCCTTTTATGAGCGTATTACCGGTATCCCGATCACGATGCTGTCCGATGACTTCGGCGAGCTGCGAACCGCGGCCTGCACGCTGGCGATCGGCAGCACGCGCACCTTGGCGTTTTTCGACGGCGAGATCGCACGGCCGGCCGAGAATCGGACCGCGATTCTCGAATTTCGCGTGGACGATGTCGACGCCGTGTTCGAAAGGCTGGCGGACTTCATCGCCCCGTGCCTGGTGCAGGCGCCTAAAACGATGCCGTGGGGGAATCGGTCGCTTTTGTTCCGCGATCCGGACGGCAATCTGATCAACTTCTTTACGCCCGGCGCTCCACCGCGCGCCGACTAGAACCGGCTGTTGCGTAGTAAGATCGATCCGGTTCCGGTGCATCGTACGACCAATTTCGACGCGCCCGTACATGCTCGTACGGGCCGTCGGCGTGTGCGGCGACGGTTACGTTGGCGATGCTTTTTCGAACCATACGATGATTTCGATAAGGAGACGACGATGCGCAACCGTAGGCTTGGGCAGAGTGACTTGAATGTATCGGCGATAGGGCTGGGCTGCATGTCCCTTTCCGGCGTCTATGGCGATGCCGATGATGGCGTCTCCGAGGCGCTGATTCATCGCGCCTTGGACCTCGGCGTCAACCATCTCGACAGCGCCGATATGTACGGCTGGGGGCATAACGAATCGGTCGTCGGTCGTGCCATAAAAGCGCGCCGCAACGAAGTCGTGCTGGCATCGAAGTTCGGTCAATTCCGTGTCGAAGGCGGCGTCAATGGGGTCAATGGTCGGCCCGAGTATGTGCACCAAGCCTGCGATGCCAGCTTGAAGCGGCTCGGCGTTGAGGTGATCGATCTGTACTATCAGCATCGCGTCGATCCGAATGTGCCGATCGAGGAGACTGTCGGCGCGATGGCCGAACTGGTCCAACAGGGGAAAGTTCGCTTCCTCGGTTTATCCGAGGCGAATGCGGCGACGGTACGGCGCGCGCACGCGGTGCACCCGATTACCGCGGTGCAAACCGAGTACTCCGTTCTGTATCGTACGGAAGCGGAGGAAACCCGTAAAACCACGACAGAACTCGGCATCGGTTTTGTTGCTTACGCGCCGCTCGGCCGAGGGTTGCTAACGGGCGCCATCAAGGGCATTGCCGACGTCGACGGACGACGTGCCGCGCATCCTCGATTCCAAGGGGAACATCTCGCGCACAACCGCAAGCTCGCGGCGCCGATCGAAGAGATGGCGACGGCAAAGGGCTGCACGCCCTCTCAAATCGTGCTTGCCTGGCTATTGGCCCAAGGCGAGGACGTCGTCGCCATCCCCGGTACCCGCAAGGCACAGCGCCTTGAAGAAAACCTCGGCGCGCTGGACGTGGTGCTGTCCGCGGAGGAGATAGACAGTCTGAGCGCCCGTATCCCGGCAGGGGCGGCCTCCGGTTCGCGTTACCCTTCGGCAAGCATGAAGGCCGTCAATCTTTGAGCCGCCGGCACGCGATTCGCGATTGAAGCGTCGTGCTAAATCAACATGCCGCCGCCGTCGAGGGGCAGAATCTGCCCGGTCACGTACGCGTTGAGCATCAGATAGACGTAGGCTTTCGCGGCTTCGGCGGGGGACGCGGTGCGGGGTATCGGCAACGGATCGACCATCGACTGCAACATCGCCTCCGGCATCTGTTTTACCGGCTCGGTCAGGACGAGGCCCGGGCATACCGCGTTGACTCTGATCGGCATCAGATCCATGGCGATGCCGCGGGCCATATGCTCGATCGCGCCGCCAACCACCGTCGGCATCGGGGCGTGCATTCTGGGACGGTGCACAAGCATGCCGCTTGTCAGCGTAATGGAGCCGGTGGGCGCGATGTGAGGCGCTGCGTACTTTACGGCAGCCAGGACGCCCCAGAAACGCACCTCCAGCAGTTCGCGCGTCAGTGCGAGATCGAGGTCGCGCGTCGGCGCGAAAAACGCGGCCCCGTTCCAGTCGCCGGCGGTAATCGCCAGGTGATCGAATGGGCCTATCCTGTCGAAAAATGCCGCCACGCTCCCTTCACGACGCAGATCGATCGTATCGCCCGTTGCGCCGGCGAGCCGACCGACAGCGGCGGTAACATTGGCCTGGGCGCTGGATGCGACGACCACCGTCGCGCCTTGCGTCGATGCCAATTCGGCAACCGCGAAACCGATCCCCGACGTGCCGCCAATAACGACGACCCGTTTCCCATCCAGTGACATGCCTGTGTCGCGCATCGTGTGCCTCCATTGAGCGTAGAAATGATCCGGAAGAGCACTGTATGATGCGAATTCGTCCCGTTAAAGTAGTGACGTTATCCTGGTATACGGACTAGTAGATTGCGATGACACATCCCGACTCACCCCATGGCGGCAATCGTCTCGGAGACTATCTTAAAAATAGGCGGTCCAGGCTCGATCCCTTGACATTGGGTTTTGCGGCGG contains:
- a CDS encoding SDR family oxidoreductase, whose translation is MRDTGMSLDGKRVVVIGGTSGIGFAVAELASTQGATVVVASSAQANVTAAVGRLAGATGDTIDLRREGSVAAFFDRIGPFDHLAITAGDWNGAAFFAPTRDLDLALTRELLEVRFWGVLAAVKYAAPHIAPTGSITLTSGMLVHRPRMHAPMPTVVGGAIEHMARGIAMDLMPIRVNAVCPGLVLTEPVKQMPEAMLQSMVDPLPIPRTASPAEAAKAYVYLMLNAYVTGQILPLDGGGMLI
- a CDS encoding PLP-dependent aminotransferase family protein; protein product: MPGETKQAWVYRSVCDLIARGSVRRGDPLPSTRALAARWGVSRGIVEIAFAQLSLEGYVASQVGRGTEVIADLAARARTSADKKRAPAAPTMLAASRNDTSHPSTSGRSDAHPANPLPANARLVDTRLFTLRVWHRHLNRAVKEATPAMLAEDDAKGHAPLRLAISRYLGMTRGILCDPSQIIVTTGIRHAIDLISKALCHGEMPVYIEDPGYKTMAPLLRYTTRNLVFVPLDAEGFRVDAVDRACRPGIAFVTPAHQAPLGITMSVSRRSQLLAWATRRDMWIVEDDYDSEFSYGHAPLPALKAIDRDDRVIHCGSFNKSLFPSLRIGYMVLPAALTDRVARVRSVTGRANSLIEQVALTHYIDAGDFARHLRASRAVYMQRRDALLSALRTTSAGTLAVTGEQAGFHVVLWLPQHVDERVTVDTVLARGVHVEGLATFSHEHAMPPAIVVGYASLDHDGIANAARVIGDAVLSATHRANRA
- a CDS encoding YafY family protein, with protein sequence MNERDSDVAGNRYTPSLLTAWCQQAAVICNQGTVVRRADRLFQIIQILRRSQRPVTARQLAAELEISQRSVYRDVADLIGQRVPIVGEAGMGYVLERHFDMPPLMLTPEELEAAVLGAQWVAQRGDAALARAAHDLIAKIAAIVPAHLQSFITEPSMGVPPHLTTAPDGLDIALTRTWIRSGRKLRLVYRDEQSRETERVVWPTIIGYADTVRLLAAWCEMREAFRFFRTDRILAAEFLDEAFDCHPRTLRARWQRDVDAKRGFRPG
- a CDS encoding YbfB/YjiJ family MFS transporter; this encodes MNAIAAKTTASVRSAVDAALIMAVGMGFGRFAFTAIYPHMVGEGILTLHAASLAASANYAGYLLGALLGVRVHARSAHRVCLWSMLGTAICLAVLYFLDATYLIVAIRGLAGAFSALSMVAASLWLLQHRQQMHRAPLLYAGVGIGIAVSAELVVLGLHVGLDSKGLWVLLGLASAVVGLAATPGLVAKGSATIATSSKASSARQAPLRPWPLVLVYGLAGLGYIVTATYLPLLVKSSVPHLDAAHIWAVFGLGAAPSCFVWHRLHDRLGTQRALSMNLIIQAAGVVLPVFAPSASGYLFSALLVGGTFTGTVTIAMPAAQRVAHQFRGNLMAIMTLAYGLGQIVGPLGASALYTQSHSFSSSLLAAGAALVLAATITASRVCA
- a CDS encoding aldo/keto reductase, which gives rise to MRNRRLGQSDLNVSAIGLGCMSLSGVYGDADDGVSEALIHRALDLGVNHLDSADMYGWGHNESVVGRAIKARRNEVVLASKFGQFRVEGGVNGVNGRPEYVHQACDASLKRLGVEVIDLYYQHRVDPNVPIEETVGAMAELVQQGKVRFLGLSEANAATVRRAHAVHPITAVQTEYSVLYRTEAEETRKTTTELGIGFVAYAPLGRGLLTGAIKGIADVDGRRAAHPRFQGEHLAHNRKLAAPIEEMATAKGCTPSQIVLAWLLAQGEDVVAIPGTRKAQRLEENLGALDVVLSAEEIDSLSARIPAGAASGSRYPSASMKAVNL
- a CDS encoding VOC family protein; the protein is MQLVSVRIITADLQRIVPFYERITGIPITMLSDDFGELRTAACTLAIGSTRTLAFFDGEIARPAENRTAILEFRVDDVDAVFERLADFIAPCLVQAPKTMPWGNRSLLFRDPDGNLINFFTPGAPPRAD
- a CDS encoding aspartate/glutamate racemase family protein; translation: MSIDKHTLHRPVGIFDAGIGSYAIVRLVQQHYPQQDVLYLADRASFPYGAKDKDALFDVTSAAISRLRTMGAEAIIVASNAPSITVLDAIRKTVAGPLLGVYPPVARAIAISKSKSVGLLGVQSLVDSAELRQYVLTQSADNGRVTAFNASPLVALVEAGDFIKNRALTQETIRRFLAPIMTANDAIDVFMLSSTHLPWLRPLLEAVAPRCVFLDPAEEVVARLAPHVTEGSGTVSAIVTASSAYPFHEFEAMLHKLDIPLKTEWVE